One Salvia splendens isolate huo1 chromosome 12, SspV2, whole genome shotgun sequence genomic window carries:
- the LOC121756947 gene encoding actin-related protein 3-like, translating to MDPAASRPAVVIDNGTGYTKMGFAGNVEPCFIVPTVVALNNSFLNQPRPNSTKNSNWIGQHNAGVMADLDFYIGEEALSRSKSSSTYNLSYPIKQGKVDNWDSMERFWQHCIFNYLRCDPEDHYFCLTESALTAPESREYTGEIMFETFNVPGLYIAVQPVLALAAGYTTSKCEMTGVVVDVGDGATHVVPVADGYVIGSSIKSIPIAGKDVTWFIQQLMRERGEHVPPEDSFDVARRVKEMYCYTCSDIVKEFNKHDGEPAKYIKQWRGTKPKTGAPYSCDIGYERFLGPEVFFNPEIYTSDFTTPLPDVIDKCIQSAPIDTRRALYKNIVLSGGSTMFKDFNRRLQRDIKKIVDARVLTSDARLVGEIKSQPVEVNVVSHPIQRYAVWFGGSVLASTPEFFTACHTKAEYEECGASICRTNPVFKGMY from the exons ATGGATCCCGCCGCCTCGCGTCCTGCTGTGGTAATCGACAATGGCACTGG GTATACTAAAATGGGTTTTGCTGGTAATGTGGAGCCGTGCTTTATAGTTCCGACTGTAGTTGCGTTAAACAACTCGTTCTTGAACCAGCCGCGGCCGAATTCGACCAAAAACAGCAATTGGATAGGGCAGCACAATGCTGGGGTGATGGCGGATCTGGATTTTTATATAGGCGAAGAGGCGTTGTCTAGATCTAAATCTAGCAGCACTTACAATTTGAGCTATCCAATTAAGCAAGGAAAGGTGGATAATTGGGATTCAATGGAGAGGTTCTGGCAGCATTGTATATTTAACTATCTGCGGTGCGACCCAGAGGATCATTACTTCTGTTTGACGGAGAGCGCCTTGACTGCACCGGAGAGTCGTGAGTACACCGGAGAGATCATGTTTGAGACTTTTAATGTTCCGGGGCTGTATATTGCGGTGCAGCCTGTTCTTGCCTTGGCAGCTGGATACACTACTTCCAAG TGTGAGATGACAGGAGTTGTAGTGGACGTGGGAGATGGGGCTACTCATGTCGTGCCTGTTGCAGATGGTTATGTTATCGGGAGCAGCATTAAGTCTATTCCAATCGCAGGAAAAGACGTAACTTGGTTCATTCAGCAGCTCATGAGA GAAAGGGGGGAGCATGTTCCACCTGAAGACTCCTTTGATGTAGCCCGAAGAGTGAAGGAAATGTATTGCTACACTTGTTCGGACATTGTCAAG GAGTTCAATAAACACGACGGAGAACCTGCAAAATACATCAAGCAGTGGCGAGGTACCAAGCCGAAGACCGGGGCTCCATATTCTTGTGATATAGGCTACGAGAGGTTCCTTGGACCTGAG GTTTTCTTCAACCCTGAAATCTACACAAGTGACTTTACCACCCCTCTGCCTGATGTGATTGATAAATGTATTCAGTCAGCACCAATAGATACAAGAAGAGCATTGTATAAG AACATCGTATTATCTGGAGGATCAACCATGTTCAAGGACTTCAACCGGAGGCTACAAAGGGATATAAAGAAGATTGTTGATGCCCGGGTTCTTACATCAGATGCTAGGCTTGTTGGAGAAATAAAG TCGCAACCCGTGGAAGTAAATGTCGTTAGCCACCCAATCCAGAGATACGCGGTTTGGTTTGGAGGGTCCGTGCTTGCATCCACTCCTGAGTTTTTCACC GCTTGCCATACGAAGGCAGAATATGAGGAATGTGGAGCGAGCATATGCCGCACAAACCCAGTTTTCAAAGGAATGTATTGA
- the LOC121758540 gene encoding integumentary mucin C.1-like yields the protein MATQQVIVVALMFFFAAVAIAEEPSIPAAAVDIAPATAAAGLDPNSVIGALSGAAADAAPIGGPVPQGVFKSLPPSAAGGSPTAGAAAVGTNAAAAVVVAAGAGIVGSFYFL from the coding sequence atggcaacaCAACAAGTGATTGTGGTTGCCTTGATGTTCTTCTTCGCAGCCGTGGCGATCGCCGAAGAGCCGAGCATTCCCGCCGCCGCAGTCGACATCGCCCCTGCCACTGCCGCAGCTGGGTTGGACCCCAACTCAGTGATCGGCGCCCTCAGTGGGGCAGCCGCTGACGCTGCCCCCATCGGAGGCCCGGTTCCCCAAGGAGTCTTCAAGAGCCTCCCACCATCGGCAGCTGGCGGCTCGCCTACCGCGGGTGCTGCAGCAGTCGGAACCAACGCTGCGGCGGCTGTGGTGGTGGCCGCCGGCGCTGGCATTGTTGGGTCATTTTACTTCTTGTAA